In a genomic window of Terriglobia bacterium:
- a CDS encoding nucleotidyltransferase family protein, with protein sequence MVSQEREYIHALSLLTLDPAQADEAVRYVAGLTAAERETFVSMADSNHVVLRALEPLQRVTKTPISAKDAQMWSTEASTNSELAQWAAEVMEREHARIDNAVRKLHEIVSALEEGGCPTTVMKSLDHWPDLGNDLDLYTTADETRVCDVMTKRFGAHIEDRSWGDRLANKWNFAVPGLPEAVEVHAKRLGQTGEHTAMAQRFVSRRVEKSVGGLNFPVPAPEERIIVATLQRMYRHFYFRVCDIVNTAALVESGTINYGELQRAAEMGGIWKGVCSYLKIVNDYVKQYRGTDLPLPMRVRDEAPFGGEKTYVRGKFIRVPIMPQGATLYTAQVTHTALRGDVPATFRLSLLPYLATAAAISFKMTGSDKGIW encoded by the coding sequence ATGGTTTCTCAAGAACGCGAATACATTCACGCTTTGTCGTTGCTCACGTTGGATCCTGCGCAGGCTGATGAGGCGGTGAGGTACGTAGCTGGGTTGACGGCCGCAGAGCGGGAGACGTTTGTCTCGATGGCGGATTCGAATCATGTGGTGCTGCGGGCGCTGGAACCGTTGCAGAGGGTGACCAAAACACCCATATCTGCGAAAGACGCGCAGATGTGGAGCACCGAGGCCAGCACGAATTCGGAACTGGCGCAGTGGGCGGCAGAAGTAATGGAGCGGGAGCACGCGCGCATCGATAACGCGGTGCGGAAGCTGCACGAGATTGTGAGCGCACTGGAAGAGGGCGGCTGTCCGACGACGGTAATGAAGTCACTGGACCATTGGCCAGATTTGGGGAATGACCTGGATTTGTACACCACGGCGGATGAGACCCGGGTCTGCGATGTGATGACGAAGAGGTTCGGGGCGCATATTGAAGACAGGAGTTGGGGTGACCGCCTGGCGAATAAGTGGAATTTTGCGGTCCCGGGGCTGCCGGAAGCCGTGGAGGTTCATGCCAAGCGGCTGGGACAGACGGGCGAGCACACGGCAATGGCACAGCGGTTTGTGAGCCGGCGGGTCGAGAAGAGTGTTGGTGGGCTGAATTTCCCGGTGCCGGCTCCGGAAGAGCGGATCATTGTCGCGACGCTACAGAGAATGTATCGGCATTTCTATTTCCGGGTGTGCGACATCGTGAATACGGCGGCACTGGTGGAGTCGGGCACGATTAACTACGGCGAGTTGCAGCGCGCGGCGGAGATGGGCGGCATCTGGAAGGGCGTGTGCTCGTACCTGAAGATCGTGAACGATTATGTAAAGCAGTACCGCGGGACGGATTTGCCGCTGCCGATGCGGGTAAGAGATGAGGCGCCGTTTGGCGGCGAGAAGACTTACGTTCGGGGAAAGTTCATCCGCGTGCCAATCATGCCGCAAGGCGCGACGCTCTATACCGCCCAGGTAACGCACACGGCGTTGCGCGGCGACGTTCCCGCGACTTTCCGGCTGTCGCTGCTTCCCTACCTGGCGACGGCGGCGGCGATCAGTTTCAAGATGACGGGAAGCGATAAGGGGATCTGGTAG